In Zingiber officinale cultivar Zhangliang chromosome 1A, Zo_v1.1, whole genome shotgun sequence, the DNA window TGTGTAATCTGGCTATCTATTCTAGGTCCCATCTACCCCGATCGGGGATTCTTCTATTTCCCTGAACTGCTTTCCTCATCCTTTACTGATCCTCTACCTTGGTCTTTCTCCTCGATCTATCTTTGCGTCCGGGatatacgacaaagcccagcgtctaacgttttctgacagggttgcaggttctggaagcaaggcgggtgcataaaaaggaggggattcctcgtacgcgggGACACGCTCTCTGGTGAATTTTTTCACAACCTTTCATTTTCAGTCATTTCTTTTCGGCTCTCtgctttttctggggaaaaaggacctgacttgagcgtcggagggcctgattcgggggactttttccctgggttctggtctctaacgtgaggaagGAGATCGTCTAAGTGTGTGCAGGATCCTGCAGCAttgtcagccgcccgtgggagccgaatcacccaCAACtctccgtcaacaaccaggccgtcGCGACCAGCCTTCGTTCGACTcagttttcggacaggatcaggaagCAAAATTAGCATCCTATGTGTGGCCATTTCGAGCGCGCGTTGTGAGCAACAGGGTGTCTCAAATGTGTCACCGGATGTTTCTGGCGTCGTCAGAGGCGTTACGGAGCGCCTGAAGCATCACGGGCGTCGGAGGCATCGCGACGTGATGCTTCTGACAGAGCCGGAAGTATAGTGGGACACTTCCACCACGACAGGAAGCGTCACCAAATGCTTCCGATGCTGCCGGAGGCGTCACCGGATGCTTCTGGAGCTGCCGGAGGCGTTGTTAGATGCCTCTGGCCCCACTGGAGTCGTGTGGGGGCGTCGGAAGCATTGCAGGAGTGCGTCCAGGCATGTCTTGTGCAAAATTAATAttgtaatttaaataatttaaaacaattCCACCTAAATGTGATATTTTGAAGAGAtttcataaaccctaattaaatcatcttaataaaatataaaaaatatatttaaaatttttaaaaaattaataaattttattaaatgatatttgaagttgtttttactttttaaattttattttaaaatactaaaaaattataaatcttttgtaaaaatcttaataagttaattatatattctgatattttaaaattatttttatatctttttactgttttaatatttaattaatattttaatattttttattattttaaatatatatttatttaaattaataattaattaaatgaataaatagttaatttatataattattatatataaaatatcatctttatattaatttatataattatgattatttaatatgagtattgaaaaattatagaagtTATCTATGTAAATATTATAAGAATCAATATTTCCATGTGATTCAAGCCACTCTTTTTAGTATTAGCATGATAATATAttatgataattaattttaattcaaattattcatagatatttttttcataaaatcatatttaattattttttctggcactattaagtttttaataatgaaaaatttatataaaataaatatacaatttatttttaaattatacataataaatatattaaatctaataattactatatcttactattttattaaaaatctcccccctttactaactaactttggtgaagcctaaaatgaatttacgttactgTCCTTTCTTCtattcacattaaaaataattccaaggtttattagtaattttctttggttattttatataaaaaatatagttctctttagtcccacatcttagaattaatcaaagaagcttctataaatattttaggccgacgatgttaaaaaatatacttttcttagtttcttttattactattttattaaaaatctcccccctttactaactaactttggtgaagcctaaaatgaatttacgttactgtccttttttctattcacactaaaaataattccaaggtttattagtaattttctttggttattttatataaaaaatatagttctctttagtcccacatcttagaattaatcaaagaagcttctataaatattttaggccgacgatgttaaaaaatatacttttcttagtttcttttattaagataagtataatattaaattaaaataattttttttgcatagggaagcccattacaataatttattgctgggattctctaaaatgacactagaaaatccaaacaattcgaattttcaaagacccaaataatttatatattattatattacacacgcaacgcgtgtgtacgatcacactagtataaataaaaaaaatcaaaactgtATCAACGCAGCACGATACGATACCAAAATTTTATCGTTCCGATCTAAGACCGAAATCTCAATACGAGTCAATATTTTAAACCTCGGTTCCAAGTTcacctttcttctttctttctcccAACACTTCCCTTAATTAGAAAACACAAATTTCTCTAGTTTACATTCATCTAGTCTCAAGCAAAAGAAGCCTTTAAATTTCATAGAAGATAGCTTCCttgtgagaaaaaaaaaacatcaatatGAGAAGACCACACGATCATAATTCTATCCAccacaaaaaaaattatattccaACTGTTTATACATTTTTTCTTCTGTTTTGTGGGCTTAATTCAAGCATGTTGCATTTTCTGAGCCTAAAGTAGAGATGTTTGGCACTCTATGAAATTAAACTAAAGTAGGTGTAAATTATCTTCACCTTTTATTTAGAtgtttttctgttttttttttaaagtagagCTTAATAAATCGAAAGGGCAACGATGTGTTAGTATAAAAGTTTATTAGTTTGGGAAAATTATCTTATGAAAAGTCAATTATGGTGGTAAAAAAGATGAATATATTTGTCCTCAACGTATTTATCAATCCGTCTCAAGATCAATACAGAAAAAGATAAATCATAAATAACTATTAATCTTTAGAATAATGATCATATGGAAGAGTGGTTAAGGACATCTTCAAccgaatttttttttccttattttttttttcgaaaTTCACCTTTGGTTGGTTCGAAATACCAAACCCAGGTTCTCGAGAGATGGTGGGCCATAgttacaaaataataattttttaatatgattTAACTGTTTTTTTTTCAACCATGTTTTCAACAGTTtgctattgttttttttttctatcgtTTTTTCTTATCAACTTTTTTTTCCAACTGTTTTTTTTCAACGATTTGCAACGGCTAATAatgtaaatttttaaataaatttggtaatataAAAGTGATccattaataaataattaaagatatttttaaaactaCGTGAATGTCGAGCGTGAGATTCATATAAAAGTTGTAGAGATGTTTTTTACACAGTGAAAGAAAAGTAAAGTTTTGTAACATGGCAATGATGTGATACATGCAAAAGTAAAGTTTTGCATACTCTTTCTTTGTCTGGTGTTCTCAATgaactaaaataatattttttaggtGATCAGAAAAAAGGGAATATAAAAAATAGAATAGGAAGCGGCGGCTTACGTCATTCAGGCGCTGTTCGACCCGAGGTCGTTTTTTCGGCCGTCGGCGAGGCCGCGATCCCGTCACTGCCGCGAAGATGCCTTCCTCGATCTCCTCCACTGTGAGATGCGCCGTTAGACACCGATcttattcctcttctcctcttccttcgcTCGCATCCCCGGTTCCCATGTGAGATCTTCCTCGCCCTCAGTTTGCCCCTCAGCCTCGTCCTTATCTCCTCCAACCCTCCGTCATCGCCACAGCCATCCTGCGCCGGGAGGTCCCCCGGCAGCCTCGTTCTGCGGAGGCATGGCGCGGCCCCAGAGGCTGGTCTCGAGCTCGCCGCGTGGCGGGTCCTGGGCGGCCGCCATGGGTTCGCATGCTTTTCGCTCGATCGGAAAGTAACGGAAGGCACTAGGGGGGACAGGAGACTAGAGCAGGGGCCGGAGGATGGCGACGATGGCAGTAACCGCCAGTAGAAAAGAAAGGCAGTGGGCGACTTGCAGGATAATTTatacttaaatataattaaaaaattattattagtaTTATTTTATATCTCTATtaagagaaaattatatttttaattttgtaatttatatatttttaattttaatcctgttatgagttaatttatatttttagtcctattacttataatatttttcaatttaaatcatttttcctctaaaataaaaatttttaaaccaaAAATGTCTAGTTTATGGTTGGAATATAAAAAATACATAGgatataaaaaatcaaaatcctcAAATTCAATTTACAATTCATTATTTTctgttgaaaaattttaattttaaaaaaaaagactgaaatttaaaattattataagttacgggactaaaaatataaattgattcataataaaattaaaattaaaaaaaaatataaattacaggattaaaaatattttctcctTAGATCGATCATTTTCTTACATTTCATCTCCAAATTCCATAAAAAAACAGCGCATTCCAATTCCAAACCTCTCAATTATAATTAGAGAGAGAGAGGCGGAGATCCAAACTCCTCTTCTGTTCTCCTCTtctgttctcctcctcctcctcctctttctctttccCATCTCCCTCTTCTTGCTGGCTCCGCTGCCTCCCCGCGCTGCCGCTGGCCTCTACGTCCGCAAAGTCCTCCAACTCAAACTTTGGCTGCCAGGCCGGCAGTCGCGGCAGGGATGCCTTCGCTTTGGCCCTCTTACTGCAATTATGTCTCCCCCTCAACGAGTCTCTGGCCGCTTTGATGTTCTCCATCAAAGCGTAGAACTTCTCCATGTCTGAATCCCCATCGTCCACCGCTGCTCTCTTTCCCCTCGTGTCCTTGTTGCAGCTTTCTTCCTCCATTTTTACTGATGAAGAAAATCTGACAACAGGTTATAAATAGCTGTGAGGATTGACGGTGGGGGCGATTAATGCAGCATCGAATTCGAATCCCAAAAAATGTGGACTGGGATCGATCCATGCGGATGATGTCAGCTTGATGACGTTGATGTCTTTTGAATCCACTGGGTGGCGGTGGAAAAAGACACGGCACGAGCATCACGCACGGTGACGGTGGCAGATGGCTGATGCTATTGATTAATGTGGAATGTGGTCCGCGGTCCGCCCTCTCCCAAGTATTTAGCTCAGGGCCATAAACAGAGcgacaaataataaaaaaaaatctcaaaccaAATAGATTCCTTGCAATTCAATAGTTAATCACAGAAACTCCTTAAATCAAAGGAACGGTAGTTGGAAGCTAtgccttttttattttttgaaaaacaaaaggTAGGCGAACCGCCCGAGCCAGCCAACCACCTTCCTGCAAACTTGCCTAACCGCCTGCTTGCCTACTACCAAGAAGGTTGGTCGTATGTCCATCTCATGAATCTGTTCttgaaagggaaagaaaaaaagacACTAAGGCTAAATTTTTGCCCTTTTCTTTATTGTCTACAGCAAAATTTTATCCCTAAAAATTAATATCCGGCCTTCAGATTAAATTCGGAATTAGAGCAGCCAGATGGAATTGAGAGACACGATCGAACAGCTGGAAAAATGTGAATGGAAGTTGATCTTGCTTGAGAACGAGGAAGTTTGACTCGCTGGTAATGTGCGGCTGTTATTACTGATTAGGAGGATGGTGTGACTTTCGTTCTGCGAAGAACAAGACTTATAGTAAATGAGTTAAAATGACGGTCCGGGAAACCCCCGACAAAGCTACTCTAACGTTCTAAGTCGGTTCTTAATGAAGAAGAAAGTGGTTGTCGGAAATTAGGATTTTGAGAATATTTTTGTGCATACCTTCGCTCATGACAGCCAACTACCTTTTAAAGGATCGAATCTCTCCAACATGTTCTTCTCGTGCCTCGTATTTTCTGACTATCTTGGTCATGTTTCTCGAAATAAATGTCCATTGCGGCCCATTTATGTCGGAGTTAATAGTTGTGTTTTCTCCCTTTCCCGCGATAATGACTGATGCTGATAGGTATCAAGGGCAGAGGAGTTATTAATGGAGAGGAGGAGGGGTATTTTGGTCAAGTTACTGTAGCAACCCTTTTTAGGACATTGTTCACAGTGTGAAAAagctctcttcattttctctccaCAGCCGCCAACAGAAAAAGTTTCGGGCTCCATTTCCGACGCTGTTGTCGTAACTGATGCCGGCCACCccacttctcctcctctccctctcctcactgTGCCGCTCCCTCTCTCTCGTCGCCACCCTCGCAACTCCGGCGATAGCtactccttcctcctcctcgcgACAGCCACTTCTTCCCTCTTCTCCTTGCGACGCCGGCCAGACCTTCAGGCACGTTGTTTCCGCATCGCACAGCGCCTccttggtgttggttgctactcggaaaacctagaggttccactgtacaaaatttttgtacaaaggtctgaaccttttcctagctaccatgtgttcttttaaattaaattttggatcgcctgcggaacttaacacgtttgatccaaaacttaatctattcgttcttttaggttttgacttgggtctcctgcggaacttaacacgttcgacccaaatcaccttaagttattaattccattaaatattaatttccataattggttcccagtactgacgtggcgaggcacatgaccttcttggatatgagagcaaccaccaccgactagacaaaaccttttatagaaagctaatatttaatttcctaaaataactttaggttaaccgaaaagaacaatcaaatcacaaggataaataaaataaaagaacacaacatcgaaaaacatattcgaaatactagaacgtaagcctcttgtatttggtattatttccataaataactagtatgatgcggaaaatgaaaaactactagttataccttctagaaagacctcttgatcttctatcgtattcctcttctaacctcggacgttgtgtgggcaacgatcttccgagatgagaaaccaccaaccaccttcttctcctcctagctaggttcggccacaaagaaagaagcttcaccaaggaagaaaatcaaaacactaaccaagctccaagagacgctagcttcctctccttcttcttcttcttctccaagtagtatccggccaccacaaaagctccaagggaagagagaggttcgaccaccacaagaggaagagagggaaaggatggccggccacaccaaggaacaaaagagggagagaaataatagaggttgttccatgaaagcaccctcaccccttcttttatattccttggcctaggcaaattaggaaatttaattacaataaaatttcctcaatttccttgacatgatttaattgagaaaaataaaataaaatttccccaattgaaatcttatggccggccacattaatgaaatcaaattagacaagtttcaaacaacaattaaaacttcctaatttgtttccggaaattttaaaaaatgaaatttctcttcaaaatctcttcatggttgataaaaggaaatttatataattttaattttacaacatgtgaataatttttaaagagaaaataaaatatctcaccaatctacaaataaggaaagagatctaatatctttctttaatcttttgtagatcttttacaagagagatattttaattttaattctctttaataaattatatctcccacataataaaaattaaaattaaaattccttttaaaattaatttggccggcccccactagcttgggttcactagcttgggttcaagctaggccggccctagcttggttcccaagctagcttggccggccccttattagtgggtatagaaggtgggtataggtgggtatagtactctataaataagaggctacgatagggaccgagaggaggaattggttttggtctcccgataaaattaagcatccgtgttcgaacacacaacttaattttatcaataataattcattccactagagaactattattgaactaccgcaccaatcccaaattacatttttgggctccttcttattatgagtgtgttagtctccctgtgtttaagatattgaatgtccactaattaagtgagttacttacaactcatttaattaatatcttagtccaagagtagtaccactcaaccttattatcatgtccacctacagggtttaacatgacaatccttatgag includes these proteins:
- the LOC122004295 gene encoding NRR repressor homolog 1-like, which produces MEEESCNKDTRGKRAAVDDGDSDMEKFYALMENIKAARDSLRGRHNCSKRAKAKASLPRLPAWQPKFELEDFADVEASGSAGRQRSQQEEGDGKEKEEEEEENRRGEQKRSLDLRLSLSNYN